A genome region from Synchiropus splendidus isolate RoL2022-P1 chromosome 5, RoL_Sspl_1.0, whole genome shotgun sequence includes the following:
- the LOC128759641 gene encoding EMILIN-1-like: protein MAAPAPLLLLLILALCGCGSASSAFPMRPSYSLYTSGNAHGARAASRHRNWCAFVVTKTVSCVVEDGVETYVKPDYHPCTWGSGQCGRVVAYRTYMRPRYKVAYKMVTEMDWKCCHGYSGADCSVGPVGGVGTGHGGVGMNHGGGGGSSFGNGGTTPGHGGGGGGGTGHGHAGGGGSSFGHGGGSSSGGSGSGGGDSLKMRQMEERIQSLTKNLHDLQSKFNSVTERFQGEGGRPGLNGGSAGTTTGGRNPADAAQPEIKETIHSIQTKLDQLDNRTQAHDKTLVSINNHLVNGKANELDGGAAGGGVSGGRLTSLKEEILRELERRVSLSCSSCQAGVEDLRRQQQQDRERIRALEKQLSAMDIRYRQSLDGLRQEVVHSRGCCDLIADLQKRVTDTERKISSASENFDILQNRLDQQLPGRGGSSESGGVKGNTGGGTWHGEDHLVRRLKDLERRVNGTMEQTEQTCLHLENRLKDYFHRELGDLRTVFLDRFDDQAFRIADVELDIGLVKDRVTDNEKTLSDLENSTSILNGKLNECHCKDRASGEGGGRWDGPGGRGDGGRGDGEAGGGGRGDGGRGDGGRGDGGRGDGETGGGENTTEKSLAWRVVANEDRIRHFNTKLKDLSVSGDSLYDKVLDLSHDIRRIKDLTGDHGEHFNRIVTEVEMLGHDCELCGKVEAELRRLRNHSQDALGRLSTHVNRLQTRVDSVDLHLCAQLQNEVQLLRDDVRRCTSQCGGSGGVGGGSRGSSGSGGSGVSGHGLDAEKPLDGHSVIGGSISNNQLKTLQGEVSEVILTFSSINDTLKGLEHTVQKHGSVITDLGNTKDKIISELDKIQQEVTEHVEDSRDRMDSMERDIRRFESTLLVEMGDCRRSGDGLEKRLSKLEGVCGRLDGVSDSVSKIKEGLNRHVSSLWTCFSGLNDSVILHGGILDLIQKDHEDFHGRLKNLNSSFNQVVKDLHTVSGQTQTGVQGPPGERGLTGLPGPRGPPGPAGRPGETGLRGLPGPKGETGLPGVDAHVPKLSFSAALTAPMERAGTILFDKIFVNQGDFYDPRTGIFTAPVDGSYFFSAVLTGHKNEKIEAVLSKSNYGMARVDSGGYQPEGLENNPVAEAKTTPGSLAVFNIILPLQAGDTVCIDLVMGKLAHSVEPLTIFNGMLLYEHM from the exons ATGGCCGCTCccgcgccgctgctgctgctgctgatcctcGCGCTCTGCGGCTGCGGGAGCGCCAGCAGCGCGTTCCCGATGCGACCCTCCTACAGTCTCTACACGAGTGGGAACGCGCACGGAGCACGCGCGGCCAGCCGACACAG gaacTGGTGTGCGTTTGTGGTGACCAAGACTGTGAGCTGCGTGGTGGAGGACGGCGTGGAGACCTACGTGAAGCCGGACTATCACCCCTGCACCTGGGGCAGCGGGCAGTGCGGCCGCGTGGTGGC TTACCGGACCTATATGAGGCCCAGGTACAAAGTGGCCTACAAGATGGTGACGGAGATGGACTGGaagtgttgccatggttacagcGGCGCCGACTGCAGTGTCGGCCCGGTAGGAGGAGTCGGGACTGGACACGGGGGAGTTGGGATGAATCATGGAGGCGGTGGCGGCTCGAGTTTCGGAAACGGGGGGACGACTCCCGggcatggaggaggagggggaggtgggACCGGTCACGGTCACGCTGGAGGCGGCGGTTCAAGCTTTGGACATGGGGGCGGCTCGAGTTCCGGAGGCTCTGGATCTGGAG GTGGCGACAGCCTGAAGATGAggcagatggaggagaggatcCAGTCCCTCACCAAGAATCTCCACGACCTCCAGTCCAAGTTCAACTCCGTGACCGAGCGTTTCCAGGGCGAGGGGGGTCGCCCCGGGTTGAATGGCGGTTCTGCTGGGACCACCACTGGCGGGAGGAACCCAGCTGATGCTGCACAACCTGAAATCAAAGAGACCATCCACAGCATCCAGACCAAACTGGACCAGCTGGACAACAGGACACAG GCTCATGACAAAACACTCGTCAGCATCAACAACCACCTGGTCAACGGCAAGGCTAACGAGCTGGATGGAGGCGCCGCTGGAGGAGGTGTGAGTGGAGGGAGACTGACCTCCCTGAAGGAGGAGATCCTGAGGGAGCTGGAGCGCCGGGTGTCCCTGTCTTGCTCCTCCTGCCAG GCTGGTGTGGAGGACCTGCGGCGGCAACAGCAGCAGGACCGCGAGAGGATCCGAGCCTTGGAGAAGCAGCTGAGTGCCATGGACATTCGGTATCGGCAAAGTCTGGACGGACTCCGGCAGGAGGTGGTGCACTCCAGAGGATGCTGCGACCTGATAGCCGACCTCCAAAAACGTGTCACCGACACTGAACGCAAGATCAGCTCTGCCTCGGAGAACTTTGACATCCTTCAGAATCGTCTGGACCAGCAGCTCCCCGGgcgtgggggcagcagtgagaGTGGCGGTGTTAAGGGCAATACCGGAGGAGGCACCTGGCACGGTGAGGACCATTTGGTGCGCAGACTGAAGGACCTTGAGCGACGAGTCAATGGCACCATGGAGCAGACGGAGCAGACCTGCTTGCACCTGGAGAATCGCCTGAAGGATTACTTCCACAGAGAACTGGGAGACCTGAGGACGGTGTTCCTGGACCGGTTTGATGACCAGGCCTTCCGCATCGCAGATGTCGAGCTGGACATTGGACTGGTGAAGGACCGCGTGACGGACAACGAAAAGACGTTGTCAGACTTGGAGAACTCCACTTCCATCCTTAATGGGAAGTTGAACGAGTGTCACTGTAAAGATAGAGCCAGCGGGGAAGGTGGAGGACGATGGGATGGTCCAGGTGGaagaggagatggagggagaggggATGGAGAGGCAGGAGGTGGTGGGAGGggggatggaggaagaggagacggAGGGAGAGGAGACGGAGGGAGAGGGGATGGAGAGACAGGAGGTG gagaaaacaCGACAGAGAAGTCTCTGGCCTGGAGAGTCGTCGCCAATGAGGACCGGATTCGCCACTTCAACACTAAGTTGAAGGACCTGTCGGTGTCTGGAGACTCGCTGTACGACAAG GTGCTGGACCTGAGTCACGACATCCGCAGGATCAAGGACCTGACCGGTGACCATGGCGAACACTTCAACCGCATCGTGACGGAAGTGGAGATGCTGGGCCACGACTGCGAGCTGTGCGGGAaggtggaggcggagctgcgCAGGTTAAGGAATCACTCCCAGGATGCACTGGGGCGCCTCAGCACGCACGTCAACAGACTGCAGACCCGGGTGGACTCGGTGGATCTGCACTTGTGCGCTCAACTGCAGAACGAAGTCCAACTCCTGCGTGACGACGTGAGGAGGTGCACAAGCCAAT GTGGTGGCTCTGGTGGAGTCGGAGGCGGATCACGTGGATCAAGCGGTTCTGGCGGCTCTGGTGTCAGTGGTCATGGACTGGATGCGGAGAAGCCCCTGGACGGTCACAGCGTGATCGGAGGCTCCATCAGCAACAACCAGCTGAAGACTCTGCAGGGCGAAGTGTCCGAGGTGATCCTGACCTTCAGCTCCATCAATGACACCCTGAAGGGCCTAGAACACACGGTCCAGAAGCACGGCAGCGTCATCACGGACTTGG GAAACACCAAGGACAAGATCATCTCCGAACTGGACAAGATCCAGCAGGAGGTGACGGAGCACGTGGAGGACAGCCGGGACCGCATGGACAGTATGGAAAGAGACATCCGGCGCTTTGAGAGCACCCTGCTGGTGGAGATGGGCGACTGCAGGAGATCTGGAGACGGGCTGGAGAAGAGGCTCTCCAAGCTGGAGGGCGTCTGCGGGCGGCTGGACGGCGTCTCGGACTCTGTCAGCAAAATCAAAGAAG GACTCAACCGTCACGTGTCCAGCTTGTGGACCTGCTTCTCTGGTTTGAACGACTCTGTGATTCTTCACGGAGGAATCCTGGACCTGATCCAGAAGGACCACGAGGACTTCCATGGTCGCTTGAAGAACCTGAACTCCAGCTTCAACCAGGTCGTGAAGGACCTGCACACCGTCTCCGGGCAAACTCAGACCG GTGTTCAGGGGCCCCCTGGTGAGAGAGGCTTGACTGGACTCCCAGGGCCGAGAGGACCTCCTGGACCTGCGGGACGACCAGGAGAGACCGGATTGCGAGGCCTGCCAG GCCCCAAAGGAGAAACAG GTCTTCCTGGAGTCGACGCTCACGTTCCCAAGCTGTCCTTCTCTGCGGCTCTCACCGCCCCCATGGAACGGGCTGGAACCATCTTGTTTGACAAGATCTTTGTGAACCAGGGCGACTTTTACGACCCACGAACAG GTATCTTCACCGCTCCTGTGGACGGAAGCTACTTCTTCAGCGCCGTCCTGACGGGCCACAAGAACGAGAAGATCGAGGCGGTTCTTTCCAAGTCCAACTACGGCATGGCTCGCGTGGACTCTGGCGGGTACCAGCCCGAAGGCCTGGAGAACAACCCGGTGGCCGAGGCCAAGACCACCCCGGGCTCTCTGGCCGTCTTCAACATCATCCTGCCCCTACAGGCCGGAGACACGGTCTGCATCGACCTGGTGATGGGCAAGTTGGCTCACTCCGTGGAGCCTCTCACCATCTTCAACGGAATGCTGCTCTACGAGCACATGTGA